A stretch of DNA from Triticum dicoccoides isolate Atlit2015 ecotype Zavitan chromosome 2A, WEW_v2.0, whole genome shotgun sequence:
actcaagacctcttggctaggataccatattgaattgcatgctctagccaatgcaagcaAAAGACAGATTTGATGGAAGAGACTaagcagcacattatacgtcaacactccccttcacgtgtggctccctcaggcctaaacgtggaccAAAAGTGGGTTGCAATTTAATTACGTCAGCCGGgttttgaactcaagacctcttgactTTGATACTATGTAGAAGTGCAtgatctagccaatgcaaccaaaaaaccgatctgatggaaggaggtgggcaatatatttcaacaagtAGGGCTCAATCTCTGACGGTTTTGGCTAAGTCTCTTCATATGGAGATGTGTTCACAGCCCAACTGCCGTCTATAAAGTATAAACCCAAAACCATGTGTGGCCGTTGATCCTAGTTCAATTCTAAACACTCTTGCCTGACGCGTCGCAGATATTTCATTAGGTATTCCCATTCTTGCAACAGCCAGCGAGCTCATTGGCTAGCATGGAAAAATTTCATGTGTGGGAAGTAGCAATGTGGTAGGCCTGTGTGCATGAAAGAGATTCTATATTGACTGACCAATCCATGAAGGACACATCAGGAGATTCTACCGCGGTTGCTCAAGAATGTTCGAAGTTCTTTCCTAAGCTCGGCGATCGCCTTGACCTGGTGGTCCATTAGGAAGGAGAGGAACGATCGCCACCGTTCCTGCTCGGTGTCGGTGGTATTCTGCAAGCTCCAGATTGAAGCTGCACTTTGGTCGGACACTGGAAGGAAAAGAGTCCAGTCACTTGCTGACAGATCACACGCCCTGACTAATTTGCTGTAATGCGTCAACTTTTGCTGCTGTTGGTCCTTGGCTGTTTTTATTTTCTTCAGTTTGTTCCAGCCATGTGATCAACTGTATAACTGTTCTATCCTTTCTTAACGCAATGAAAGCAGCGCATAACTGCATTTCGTCCCGTGTGCCTTCATCTCAGGTGGTGCCCAAAACTGTGCAAGGCGAAGATCATTAGAGTTGTGGATGTGGGCTCATTTCTGATGGATTTCACCTTCATATTGTGCGGTGCCTTTTCAGTATGCAGGAAATAATTGCTCAACCCTACCTCTTGTGAAATACAATGGTATGTTTGGTACGAATAATTCTTGAAGGAGAGTGTATCGTTGTACAGCAGAGTAGCATCGTGAAATAACATTTGTTGATGATACGTCGTCAGGCTCATGTCCTAAGACTTGACAGTTCCGTTGGGACACTTGTGAGAACTTCAGTGGACGACTGAGCTAAAATGCTGGAGGAGCGCGACTAGGCAAAACAAATGTAATCCATCAACAAAAAGATGCAGTATTCATACGCCCCTTCCAAATTTTGGGGTACGGTTACGGCATCGAGCAGTCAAAGGAGACGCGGCCATCCCCAGCAGCCAAGACACGGTTACTTTGCTTCTCTATGTTAGAGGATCCCGTTCCGCAGCGAAGGTCCGCAGTCAAAATGCGCAAGCCACGAGTACAACTTGTATATATTGAGCACTTCATGCAACTTTCAAATCTTACAGCAGACACACTCACAATTAAGCAACTGCATACATAGTAGCAGACGTCGTCGTCGTAACAAACCTTGACAAATTCTCCTGGATTTTTACACATAGTATTATTCAGGAGAAGCTTCCATGTCAAGTTGAACGCATCACACGATACTGGGCATTAGTCTGAGCAGGTAACGCTCTAGCGAGGTAGCTAACGGGCAGAGATGTTCATGCCGAGGTGTTCCCGCGCGAAAGCGACGAGGTTCTCGAGCTCGGCGTCGTCGACATAGCCGTTGTGGTCCCTGTCGGCGCGGCCGGCCCTAACGGTGGCGAACCAGCAGCCCCGGCGGCGGATGGCCTGCCGGAGCTTGGCCTTGCTGATCCGGCCGTCGCCGTTCACGTCGACCCACTTCTTGAATTCCTCCACCGTCCACGCACACGGGGCGCTCCTTATCGGCATGGCCTATACTATTTGGTGTTTAGAACCTCAGAACCAGCTTATCTAGTCCTTGCAGCTGGAGACTGCCGAGCTTCTCGCGGTcgtgcctccttttatagtcgatccGGTCCTGGAAGCATCGCGTGACTTTATAGTTTATTCGTTTCTATCTGCAGGCTGCGAGGGGTGTTGATCAGAATCCGAATCTCGTCTCAGTTATTGGTGGGGGGCGGCAAAGGTAAATTTCAGCCTTGAGCATTCGCATCGATCATTAGTTTAGTCGCTACACTTACCGCGATGCTAGTAATGAGCAAGTGCATATGACATCGTTTGACCCTAACTATTTTGGCTGATTTTTTGGATAAAGGAtggattttattaactcaaaataaaGTATCAAggggatacaaacacaatgagcacacacccgacctctgcatagctaagatgcacacagccaacactaaCACACATATAAAAAATCACACCGGtaaatagcaaagtcatacaagATCCAAGTTATGCCTTGGTGgcgtaaaaagaaaaaagaaaaactccaAAGTGATCAAAACAATGATCAACAAGTTACAGCAGcgaccatatccgcaccaaccattcTTAACATCACAAGTACAATGAAGAAGTTCTCCAATAGCAACACCTTCAGAAAGGGAACAACACTCAAGTGCCGCCATTGCCGGGTCCAACCGCCGAATGTTAGACCATGGGTTTTCACCCTGGAGATCAagtccgagcaatgccttcaacaaggtaacgacacaAAAACGTCGCCATTGCTAGGTATAACCAATTAGAGTTTGACCTTAGATTTTCACCCCGAAGTTCGAGATCGGTACTTGAGAAGCACCACCAAATCGAAGTCACCATGTAATGTCGCCACCACCTTCCGCAATCCCAGCGGCTATATGCATTTCATGGCCTTGACGTGACTGTCACACAAGTGAAGACCATGTTGGCACTAGCAGGCAACTGAGCCGTGACAAGAGCAGGCAACTATTTTGGCTGATGGGACACGGGCGGCTAATTCATTAGAGCATCTTCAGCTGCGTCCCcaagagcccccccccccccccaaggccattTTTTCGCGTCGGTGCCAAAAAATTGGCCTTGTCGCGCCCTCAGTATCTCATTTATCGCCGGTTTGGGCTGAAATAACAGCCGACGTACCCGAGCCGAACCCAAGCCCCCCGCAGGCGCCTGGGAGGGCCAGCCGAAGCAAAAAGGCGCGTGGGTCCGCTCTGTCGGTGAGACAAAGACCCTTTCCCGACGATCACCCCGCTTTTTCCCCTCCGTTTCCCTCCATCTTCCCCTACTCCCGCcattctcctccctctcccctccatccggccgccatgccgccgaatAAGTACGCCGCCCCTCGCACCGCCACCGATGCCAGCGCCTCCCAgtcgaagcagaggaagcagagggcGCCGTCGTCCAAGCCCCCGAGCATGTCAAATGCCGACTGGAAGGTGGAGGTTCAGCGCCAGGAGGCTGTCAccaccgaccggcggaacaggCTCAATGCCAAGAAGGCCCGAATAGAGCGGCTCTGGCAGCGGCGACTGCCTTGGCCGAGCAGGCGGATCGCGCGACGGAAAAGGCCGAGGCgtctcgcgcggggatgatgaatccgccCGGCGGCCACGGCCCGCACGCCTACAGCCAGCAGAGCGTCGGGTCGCCGGCTGGATTCTCGGCGTCTCCCTGGGGCTGCGCGCCCTCGCCTGGCTATGACGAACaacgccgtcaagctcgacctgctccggaccaacgtcgccgcgaagaaaaggaacaccgacctggctttcctgatggggggggggcatgcTCCGTAGCGACGACGAGcagctcaaggcgtggtacctgacggagcgcggcctcatcctaaACCAGATGCCGTCGACGGCGGCGCCAACTCCCACGCCGACCCCAACGCCGCCAAGCCCGGGAGATGATGCCTCCACGACGCCCAGCACTGAAGCCACGCCGACGCCGatcagcccgcgcacgccgactcctcCGACGCTGGAGGCCGATGCCGCCGTTTGATGCATTGCCTACGCGTCATTTTTTTTGCACGTCGAACTTTTATTGATCACCGAACTGTGGCAAGGTGATCACCGATCGCCGGGACTTTTGTGGCGCTGATCCCCGGACTTGTGGCATTTTTCGGGTAGCGAGAACGGACCAAGTTTGAATTTACTATGCCTTGGGGGCGGCACCTGGGGGTGTGGTTGTGACCCAAGTCGTCCCTAGGGCCTAAAAATCGCAGGACGCATGCCCAAAATAGCGCCGGCCTCTGCACTGGGGGGCCGAACGAGTGGAGTTGCTCTTAGATTATATTCATATGCTTCACCATCAAGAAAGTATTCATATGCTTGCAGCAACCGGCCTGTGGCAAGCTCATTAGCTAGCCCTGGGGATAAGTTCAATGTAGAGAAACTAGCATCGTGTGGTAGGGCCCGTGCATGAAAGAGATTCTCCATTGACTCACCAATCCAACAAGGAAACAGCAATCACAGGACGCAGATCTTTTCTCAACTAGATAAGGCCCGACACGTTGGTACGAAAATTTGTAGCTCTTAAATTATATATATGAGAATAATACCTAGAGATAAATGGACGACCGATGCATGTTATATTGACTCGTGACATTCAAGTCCAATTATTCGTTACTGAAcaataaaaagtaaaaaaaaatattgATGTAAGAGCGCTTGCATGTGGTGGAAAGTGAAAAGTGGATTGCTTGCATGCATTTGATGATGTGAATGGCTTGCATGTGGATACAAATGAGATCACTTGCTTACATGAGCTTGATAATGTGAAGGGCTTGCACGTGACAGAAAGTGAAACTAAAAAAATGAAAGGCCCGGATAAGTCCCGAACATTCGGATTTTGCCAATGGCAACTCGAAGGCTTATTATGGCAATTTTAATTATTACAAGGATGACGAATTTAGTTGATAAGCATAGCAATTTTACTTGTAATTTGTTTTTTGTCAGAAAATTGCCATGTGTGCGAACTAAACTTGCCATCTTTATGTCAACTAAAGTTGACGTACAATTTGCTGTGGGCAAAATCCAAATGTTGGAGATTTATCTTTTTCGAAAATGAATTGGTCGCATACACTTGACGATGTGGATGGTTTACATGTGCATTCCAATGAAAGCATTTACTTAGATATACCATATAGGATATTATCCTAGCTTATACCCGCGCGGCGGCACACTGCGCCTTGTACGCGTGGCAGCGTATGACACTGTATTTTGTTGTATACATTGTTCTTATTTGTTAGTCTTGGTAAAGGGTGCAGATTGTAGAAGTGGCGTTCATGGatgtttatttatttaatataagctAGTTCAAGTATTTTACATGAAAAAACTACAGCGCAAATTGAAATAAAATGAAGTCGCACAAGTTTTACATAAACGGAATAAGAGCAAGTAGATCGTGAACTGAGTAGTACCATACGCGCCAAAGTTCGTACACTCATCTACAGATCACAATATCAATATAATTCAATTTTCATCTGATGAGGAAGCCATAATCATGCCATTTTCAGTTTCTCTACTCTCCATTTGCGGAAGCACTGCTTGCTTCATCCACTTCTTCCGTCTCTGTTTCCATATTGTATGCTTGCCATTGTACATAATCTTCTTTTAGCACTCGTCCCATCTCTTTTATGTATGCAAAATGTTGGTCAAACTGAATGGGGGATGGAATATCACGATGTAGGCGAAGTCCTAGTACATTAAGTAGGTCAAAGACATTCATCCATGATATCATTAGGGACAGGAGTGCCGTCAGGAATGGAGGCACCATTAAGCATATCGACGATGCTAGCTTCAGGAAGCGGCATAGGATTAGGTGGAATATATGGCTGTGAAGAAATGCGAATAAGTGGAGATGACTCCTGGTTTTCCATGCGGGAACAGGGCTAGGGGAAAGAAAGCATTCTTAGGACTTGCAAGAGTAAACAAACTGAAGCTGTACTGTCATAAATGCAGAATTACTTCTATAAACAGAACAGAACAATTTGACAGCTAGGTACATTGGCACTTATTATTCACACCAAGCTGATGACATCTTAATAAATACATAAAAGAATGGTTAgtaggtgaaagtgctagttattgactagagggggatgaataggcgatttttgcgaaagtcttcaaaacacgaggtcttgAAGACAAGCAGTAGAAATGAATCTATTAatatgcaacggaaggtagactacactagatagGCCATAGTCAATtatgcaatgaagtgaaagcacgaagactatcaacagCTATGTAGTATGGATCATGATGGAAGACAATATGAAACCAAACAGTTaatagtcttcactcagtgaagtcaatcaaaACAGACaggtaggcaatgacttcacgaagacaaactgtaaagtgaagtgaaggatagaatcagttgcttggtgaagacaaggatttagtagaccagttccagttgctgtgacaactgtatgtctggttaggtagactgagattcaactcagaagactgcgtcttcaccttattccccttgaactaaggacacccagtcctcgcccaatcactctgataagtcttcaaggtatacttccaaaccttcacacacttcgttaaccggcaatccacaattacttttggatgctcagaacgcgacgcctaaccggctggaggattcacagtcctcaagtgtaacaagtcttcgagGTCACgcagacaaaaagacttcagtgatgcctaacactctttggctctgggtgttttgagctttgtcctcgcaaggatctctctctcaaatgcttcgaaggtgggttgctctcaaattacaaaagccgtgcactaactctgagcagccaccaatttatggtgtagggggtgggctatttatagccacgaggcaacccgacctgatttgtccgaaatgactctgggtcactaaggaaccgacacgtgttcaacggtcaaatttcaaacacacgcgacaacttgacttgggctacaagtaaagctgactcatccgactctggataagatttgttctcattgtcttcgctcgaagacataggatttggttgagcatcacttcagtcactctgactttgttcacttggaccccacttaacagtacggtggttcctatgactcaacaaagaagaaaaggaaactacgaaacaactatgtcttcgcactccatagtcttcatatgaatgtcttctcatgtcatactcttcatcgtgaatgtcttcatgtaccaccattgtcttcaaagtcttcatacatttttaggagtcatctctggtaggtaaaccgaatcaataagggactactacctgtgttatcctgcaattctcacaaacacattagtccctcaaccaaatttgtcgtcaatactccaaaaccaaataggggtggcactagatgcacttacaatctccccctttttggtgattgatgacagacTGGTTGAAATTTTCAACAAGGATAAAAGTATGTGAGAGTTAAGGATAAagacattgtcttcataagttgtaaaaggctccccctgaagatgtgcatataagtagtttgccttTGAATACAAATGCACATGGCACattttactttgtggagatcctcttcaaatcacgaagacaattcatcatgcatgtatAAGTATAATAAAGATAAATGACATGCACAATGAAAAATGagcgtctgcagaatgacttcatgcggaatttatcatcgcatcacaaagtaacAGCAAAACGTGGCAGGCGACCATCAGGttca
This window harbors:
- the LOC119359159 gene encoding uncharacterized protein LOC119359159; the protein is MPIRSAPCAWTVEEFKKWVDVNGDGRISKAKLRQAIRRRGCWFATVRAGRADRDHNGYVDDAELENLVAFAREHLGMNISAR